The Bradysia coprophila strain Holo2 unplaced genomic scaffold, BU_Bcop_v1 contig_732, whole genome shotgun sequence genome has a window encoding:
- the LOC119084195 gene encoding vitellogenic carboxypeptidase-like, with translation MFFWFFPAKNNQKNAPLILWLQGGPGASSLYGLFMENGPIYVNKDNTLPWNENLNLLYIDNPVGAGFSFTNSSDGYLTNQVDVGKNLFSTVSQFLQLFPELRKNEFYISGESYAGKYVPSLAYTIYLNRNSQNPNDRINLKGFAIGNGVTDPINQIAFGELFHNLGFIDANALQIFNQYESNAFALIEQEQYAAALYYTFSLINTRTCLFNNLTGFTSPYNFLIPDGYDETIHIVSNYLVNSTISKYLNVGDRTFVAFDENNPVLGNLANDILASVAPWLEVLIDNYKVHIYSGMLDLLCGPKGIESYLLKLLFNGSDTFRTAPTTQWLVDGEIAGYRKKAANFTYSVERLARHMVPHDQPKWAFDLISELTGTGKKL, from the exons ATGTTCTTCTGGTTCTTCCCTGCGAAAAACAACCAAAAGAACGCTCCACTAATTTTATGGTTGCAAGGAG GTCCTGGTGCTTCGTCGTTATACGGACTGTTCATGGAAAACGGACCAATCTATGTCAATAAGGACAACACTCTCCCATGGaatgaaaatcttaatttACTGTACATCGACAATCCAGTGGGCGCTGGCTTCAGCTTTACAAACAGTTCGGATGGGTATTTAACGAATCAAGTGGATGttggaaaaaatttgttctccACCGTCAGTCAATTTCTCCAATTGTTCCCGGAGCTAAGAAAGAACGAATTTTACATCTCCGGAGAGTCCTACGCCGGAAAGTACGTACCATCTTTAGCTTATACGATTTATTTGAACAGAAATAGCCAAAATCCCAACGATCGCATCAATCTGAAAGGCTTCGCGATAGGCAACGGGGTCACGGATCCCATTAATCAAATTGCTTTCGGCGAATTATTCCACAATTTGGGCTTCATTGACGCAAATGCACTGCAAATATTCAATCAATATGAAAGTAATGCGTTCGCACTCATCGAACAAGAACAATATGCAGCTGCTCTTTACTACACATTTTCTCTGATTAACACGCGAACTTGTTTGTTCAACAACTTGACTGGATTCACATCGCCCTACAACTTTTTGATACCTGATGGTTACGATGAGACAATTCATATTGTAAGCAACTATTTGGTTAACTCAACTATCTCAAAGTATCTGAATGTCGGTGACAGAACTTTCGTGGCTTTTGACGAGAACAACCCTGTGTTGGGTAATTTGGCGAACGATATTTTGGCTTCGGTTGCACCATGGTTGGAAGTTCTCATTGACAATTACAAAGTGCACATCTACAGTGGAATGTTAGACTTACTCTGTGGTCCTAAGGGAATCGAAAGTTATTTGCTAAAACTGCTTTTCAATGGGTCTGATACGTTTAGGACGGCTCCAACTACGCAATGGCTGGTGGATGGTGAAATTGCCGGATATAGAAAGAAAGCGGCAAATTTCACTTACAGCGTTGAACGTCTAGCACGACACATGGTTCCACATGACCAACCAAAATGGGCTTTTGACCTAATATCAGAATTAACCGGCACAGGTAAAAAGTTGTAA
- the LOC119084190 gene encoding D-alanine--D-alanine ligase-like isoform X1, whose protein sequence is MKICVLLSSYGGVGSSFEHYELYQNPGLYDKKHVYEQRIIAKNNAKEEIDRILQEGFDLIWHFLWGPVNEDIAGVNEIKYLETKNVSMIGTSSKFLSLTKLDYKEAMASANIKTPKGIVVKGDDESLAHLELGHLTFPLIVKPSVGCGSEHMTEDSVCHNVVALEQQVKLLKSKINVNYEILIEEFVEGDEVAVVILETKNGVVALHPTIFVFPEDWPPTKKFLDFDAKFVGIERGDIIHKLFDGNTEMKEKIEETAIKAYEELGVLGSGYARVDFRVKGSEVYVLEINPCPAFFAELGNRSGDDFVIESTFPGGHENLIETIISSTRRFDSILKEYNGVTASNYDATIEVKGKNLFAIWECLTDTFDYGGTVLDLGCGTGLVGKIIKKKYDAKLTGIDLSPEMAKLIDNYEELHLGYMENVVVELKARSFNHIVSAGALAFIDQKSFVNLFVRLFFLATDSLTLIIDEMSDEFRTDCAVKYNVMLFNHADTVNNYSIPKGWNLVYNKRALLWTSPRIGTDIYGLVLRYERCTRV, encoded by the exons ATGAAGATTTGCGTTCTGTTATCGTCTTACGGTGGAGTCGGTTCATCATTTGAACACTATGAGTTGTATCAGAACCCAGGACTCTACGACAAGAAACATGTCTATGAGCAGAGAATCATAGCCAAAAACAATGCCAAAGAGGAAATCGACCGAATATTGCAGGAaggatttgatttaatttggcATTTTTTGTGGGGACCAGTAAATGAGGACATTGCCGGTGTAAACGAAATCAAGTATTTGGAGACGAAGAATGTGTCGATGATTGGGAcatcatcaaaatttttatctttAACAAAATTGGATTACAAAGAAGCTATGGCGTCTGCCAATATTAAAACACCAAAGGGAATTGTAGTTAAAGGGGACGACGAGTCCTTAGCTCACTTGGAGTTAGGCCATCTAACGTTTCCATTGATTGTGAAACCATCGGTAGGATGCGGAAGTGAGCACATGACGGAGGATTCCGTTTGTCATAATGTCGTGGCACTGGAACAGCAAGTTAAACTATTGAAGTCCAAAATCAACGtaaattacgaaattttaaTCGAGGAATTTGTTGAGGGCGACGAGGTTGCTGTAGTtattttggaaacaaaaaacgGAGTAGTAGCATTGCACCcaacgatttttgtttttccggAAGATTGGCCAccgacaaaaaagtttttagatTTTGATGCCAAGTTCGTTGGAATTGAGCGCGGTGATATCATTCACAAATTGTTCGATGGAAATacagaaatgaaagaaaaaattgaggaaaCGGCCATTAAAGCTTACGAAGAATTGGGTGTACTGGGAAGCGGTTATGCAAGAGTAGATTTTCGTGTCAAAGGATCAGAGGTGTATGTATTGGAG ATTAACCCTTGTCCAGCATTTTTTGCGGAGCTTGGTAATAGGAGTGGCGACGATTTCGTTATCGAATCAACATTTCCTGGAGGAcacgaaaatttgattgaaacgaTCATTTCGTCCACGAGACGTTTTGATTCAATTCTCAAAGAATACAACGGTGTGACAGCAAGCAATTATGACGCCACTATTGAAGTCAAAGGGAAAAATCTGTTTGCGATTTGGGAATGTCTAACCGATACATTTGATTATGGTGGAACTGTTTTGGATTTGGGATGTGGAACGGGCTTGGTGGGAAAAATaatcaagaaaaaatatgATGCGAAATTGACTGGAATTGATTTGTCGCCCGAGATGGCTAAATTGATCGATAATTATGAAGAACTTCACTTAGGGTACATGGAAAATGTTGTGGTAGAATTGAAGGCAAGGTCCTTCAATCATATTGTAAGTGCCGGTGCTCTAGCgtttattgatcaaaaaaGTTTCGTAAATTTGTTCGTCCGACTGTTCTTCTTGGCGACAGATTCACTCACTTTGATTATTGATGAAATGAGCGACGAATTTAGAACAGATTGTGCCGTGAAATACAACGTTATGTTATTCAATCATGCGGATACAGTGAACAATTACTCCATACCAAAGGGATGGAATTTGGTCTACAACAAACGAGCATTACTTTGGACATCGCCTAGAATTGGAACCGATATTTATGGGCTCGTTCTTCGTTACGAAAGATGCACGCGAGTTTAA
- the LOC119084190 gene encoding ornithine decarboxylase 1-like isoform X2, which yields MNHIDADKVHIVDEPLDAINVIRERSLRGQVYDESFYICNISDIVKKHRIWKQYMPRVIPYYAVKCNDSPIVIETLALMGVGFDCASRGEISNVMNYDVDAKSIIYASPTKPIAHLKYAAAMNVNVMTVDSDSELQKIRAHYPKANLLLRIRCDAKVSLSPLGDKYGCCPDTEAEHLIELAKSMDLNIVGISFHVGSGCQDPPAYSKAIHASRKLFDFAENLGFHFNILDIGGGFPGDNNTNIELIATIINDSLDLHFASSNVTFIAEPGRFYVASAYTLACQVHSIREIRQNGQLDSMMYYVNDGVYGSFNCNLTDHKAIYPLTLKGDNEKMFRSTIWGPTCDALDRVCENISMPRLDIDDFIIFENMGAYTLPMATNFNGFALPNVEYFIERKHLRSLFPKGTKSI from the exons ATGAATCACATTGATGCAGACAAAGTACACATCGTCGATGAACCATTGGATGCTATCAATGTGATCCGAGAACGATCTTTGCGTGGTCAGGTGTACGATGAGTCTTTCTACATTTGCAACATTTCCGATATCGTGAAAAAACATCGCATCTGGAAACAGTACATGCCCAGAGTTATTCCATATTATG CTGTGAAATGTAACGACAGTCCAATTGTTATTGAAACATTGGCTCTTATGGGTGTCGGATTTGATTGTGCATCACGAGGTGAGATTTCCAATGTCATGAATTATGACGTAGACGCCAAGTCGATCATTTATGCGAGTCCAACGAAGCCAATCGCTCACCTTAAATATGCGGCTGCGATGAATGTTAATGTGATGACAGTTGACAGTGATTCTGAATTACAGAAAATCCGTGCTCATTATCCCAAAGCAAA TTTGCTACTACGCATTCGATGCGATGCAAAGGTATCTTTGAGCCCACTTGGTGATAAATATGGCTGTTGTCCAGACACAGAAGCTGAACACCTAATTGAATTAGCCAAATCAATGgatttgaac ATTGTTGGGATTAGTTTTCACGTGGGTTCTGGTTGCCAGGATCCACCCGCTTATTCAAAGGCAATTCATGCTTCACGCAAGCTATTTGATTTTGCTGAAAATCTaggatttcatttcaatattttggaTATTGGTGGTGGTTTTCCCGGTGATAATAATACTAATATCGAATTG ATTGCAACCATTATCAATGATAGTCTCGATTTACACTTTGCATCGTCAAACGTAACGTTTATCGCCGAGCCGGGTCGATTTTACGTAGCATCAGCATATACGCTTGCTTGCCAAGTACATTCGATACgtgaaattcgtcaaaatggACAACTCGACAGCATGATGTATTATGTTAACGATGGCGTTTATGGATCTTTCAATTGTAATTTGACCGATCACAAAGCCATTTATCCGCTCACTTTGAAGGGTGACAATGAAAAGATGTTCAGAAGTACAATCTGGGGGCCCACATGTGATGCACTCGATCGG GTGtgtgaaaacatttcaatgcCACGTCTTGATATCGATGATTTTATCATATTTGAGAATATGGGCGCTTACACATTGCCAATGGCAACCAACTTTAATGGTTTTGCGTTGCCAaatgttgaatattttatcgaaCGCAAGCATTTGAGGAGCTTATTTCCAAAAGGTACCAAATCCATTTGA